The proteins below come from a single Sorghum bicolor cultivar BTx623 chromosome 4, Sorghum_bicolor_NCBIv3, whole genome shotgun sequence genomic window:
- the LOC8056819 gene encoding uncharacterized protein LOC8056819 → MADGKRGEDSAVALKTSPSVPMARGLRGGSNPLEEWTGRVKAIEAGFRAWMAKQPIQIEAAVATAVGAVQGGALGGLMGSLTPDGGSPFPMPQPPPNANPEAMASFKQAQALAGGPLVQARNFAVMTGANAGISCVMRRIRGQEDIQGSMAAAFGSGALFSIVSGVGTPNPAVNAITTGVAFAVFQGGFFMIGQKFSKPSSEDTYYSRTRSMLHKLGLEKYEKNFKRGLLNDQTLPLLTDSALRDVKIPPGPRLLILDQIKRDPELVGGK, encoded by the exons ATGGCGGACGGCAAGCGAGGGGAGGATTCGGCCGTGGCGTTGAAGACCTCGCCGTCGGTGCCGATGGCTCGGGGATTGCGCGGCGGTAGCAACCCTCTGGAGGAGTGGACCGGGCGCGTGAAGGCGATTGAGGCCGGGTTCCGCGCGTGGATGGCGAAGCAGCCCATCCAAATCGAGGCCGCGGTGGCCACGGCCGTGGGGGCGGTGCAGGGCGGGGCTCTGGGTGGGCTCATGGGCTCGCTCACACCCGACGGAGGGTCGCCGTTCCCCATGCCGCAGCCGCCGCCCAACGCCAACCCGGAGGCTATGGCGTCGTTCAAGCAGGCTCAG GCTTTAGCTGGTGGACCCTTGGTACAAGCCCGGAACTTTGCAGTCATGACCGGCGCAAACGCAGGCATATCTTGTGTCATGAGAAGGATACGAGGGCAAGAGGACATCCAGGGCAG CATGGCAGCTGCTTTCGGTTCTGGTGCTCTTTTCTCCATAGTGAGCGGAGTGGGAACTCCTAATCCAGCGGTAAATGCAATTACAACTGGTGTTGCTTTTGCAGTATTTCAAGGTGGCTTTTTCATG ATTGGGCAGAAATTCTCAAAGCCATCAAGCGAAGATACATACTACTCTCGGACAAGAAGCATGCTGCACAAACTGGGTCTTGAAAAGTATGAAAAGAATTTCAAGAGGGGTCTCCTCAATGATCAAACATTACCACTCCTTACGGACAG TGCTCTGAGAGATGTGAAGATCCCTCCTGGACCCCGACTTCTCATACTCGACCAAATTAAAAG GGACCCTGAGCTGGTTGGAGGAAAGTGA
- the LOC8059614 gene encoding protein ROOT PRIMORDIUM DEFECTIVE 1, whose amino-acid sequence MAWRWLRASTARRGWWDAAPSGTPLFAAEQRATLVNVKLKWVKDRALDAAVSRERHLRTAHHLLDLVFSRPGHRISRSDLLAEKSTQRLCGSAYSLLEFLSRYHTMFALSRGGVSLTDVAFVLRQREVDCLFATEDDLVARLRRLLMLTLPRSLPLHTVDLLRWDLGLPSDYRASILPRYPDHFVLEQPEGDERVWLRLLSWDDLLAVSELEKSADGGDTTCLPFPVSFTRGYGLRSKCMTWLREWQALPYTSPYADASGLDRRTDVSEKRNVGVFHELLHLTVAKRTERQNVSNMRKLLGMPQKFTKVFERHPGIFYLSRVCGTQTVVLREAYGGGSQLLEKHAHPLVAIREEYSTLLRAALPPRTRGKARHGSFSRQDEGCEVGGDEFELSK is encoded by the coding sequence ATGGCGTGGCGATGGCTGCGCgcgtcgacggcgaggagggGCTGGTGGGACGCGGCGCCGTCGGGGACGCCGTTGTTTGCGGCGGAGCAGCGCGCCACGCTGGTGAACGTGAAGCTGAAGTGGGTCAAGGACCGGGCCCTCGACGCTGCGGTGTCGCGGGAGCGGCACCTCCGCACCGCCCACCACCTGCTCGACCTCGTGTTCTCCCGGCCCGGCCACCGCATCTCGCGGTCGGACCTCCTCGCCGAGAAGTCCACTCAAAGGCTGTGTGGGTCAGCGTACTCTTTGCTCGAGTTCCTCAGCAGATACCATACCATGTTCGCGTTGTCCCGCGGCGGCGTGTCGTTGACGGACGTGGCGTTCGTCCTGCGGCAGCGTGAGGTAGATTGCCTCTTCGCCACCGAGGACGACCTCGTCGCCCGCCTCCGCCGTCTCCTCATGCTCACCCTCCCCCGCTCGCTCCCGCTCCACACCGTCGACCTCCTCCGCTGGGACCTTGGCCTGCCCAGCGATTACCGGGCCTCCATCCTCCCCCGGTACCCCGACCACTTCGTGCTTGAGCAGCCCGAGGGCGACGAGCGCGTCTGGCTCCGCCTCCTCTCCTGGGACGATCTTCTCGCCGTCTCCGAGCTTGAGAAAAGCGCTGACGGGGGCGATACCACCTGCCTCCCCTTCCCGGTGAGCTTCACTAGGGGTTATGGTCTGAGAAGCAAGTGCATGACCTGGCTGCGGGAGTGGCAGGCGCTGCCATACACCAGCCCATACGCCGATGCTTCAGGCCTCGACCGCCGCACAGACGTGTCGGAGAAGCGGAATGTGGGAGTGTTCCATGAGCTTCTGCACCTCACTGTGGCGAAGAGAACAGAGCGCCAGAATGTGAGCAATATGAGGAAGCTGCTTGGCATGCCTCAGAAGTTCACCAAGGTGTTCGAACGCCACCCTGGCATTTTTTACCTGTCCAGGGTTTGTGGCACTCAGACGGTTGTTCTTCGGGAAGCTTACGGCGGTGGAAGCCAGCTGCTTGAGAAGCATGCACATCCGCTTGTTGCTATCAGAGAAGAGTACTCCACCTTGTTGAGGGCAGCATTGCCACCAAGGACGAGGGGTAAAGCAAGACATGGTTCTTTCAGCAGGCAGGATGAGGGATGTGAGGTGGGAGGAGATGAATTCGAACTCTCCAAGTGA
- the LOC8059613 gene encoding chaperone protein ClpD1, chloroplastic: protein MEVCCCSTSSSSSVLTVGHGGAARMLAAPAGRWGAAAGFGRAMVLAHQLPLPLPLPLPRPAARARARPAPRRRRGGGVVRAVFERFTERAVKAVVLSQREARGLGEPAVAPRHLFLGLVAEDRSSGGFLSSGINIERAREECRGIAAARDDADSTAAPSSRPGSGGLDTDVPFSATAKQVFDVAVVLSKNMGASFISPEHLAIALFTLDDPTTNNLLRSLGADPSHLASVAVDRLQAELAKDGREPAEPSSFKVPKKAPAGAGRSAFSHSLTKKKDKGALDQFCLDLTTQASGGFIDPIIGREDEIERVVQIICRRTKNNPILLGEAGVGKTAIAEGLALRIANGDVPIYLVAKRILSLDVGLLIAGAKERGELESRVTNIIREVREAGDVILFIDEVHNLIGSGTVGKGKGSGLDIGNLLKPALARGELQCIAATTLDEHRMHFEKDKALARRFQPVLVDEPSQEDAVKILLGLREKYETYHKCKFTLEAINAAVYLSARYIPDRQLPDKAIDLIDEAGSRARMESFNKKKEGQSSILLKSPDEYWQEIRAAQAMHEVVLSNKAKYSPNENAQESGSATVEAPSRDNIESTSGSSLSADEPIVVGTEEIARVASLWSGIPVQQLTADDKKLLVGLDDELRKRVIGQDDAVVAISRAVKRSRVGLNDPDRPIATLLFCGPTGVGKTELTKALAASYFGSESAMLRLDMSEYMERHTVSKLIGSPPGYIGYGETGTLTEAVRRKPFTVVLMDEIEKAHPDIFNILLQIFEDGHLTDSQGRKVSFKNTLIVMTSNVGSTTISKGRQSIGFLKEDTESSSYFAMKSLVMEELKAFFRPELLNRIDEMVVFRPLEKTQMLAILDIILKEVKGRLLALGIGLEVSEAMKHLICQEGYDKSYGARPLRRAVAHIIEDVISEAILFGEFKPGDTILMDIDAEGKPCMNHLDRQIVQVSDPTRTF, encoded by the exons ATGGAGGTGTGCTGCTGCTcgacctcctcgtcgtcgtccgtCCTCACCGTGGGCCACGGCGGCGCCGCGCGGATGctggcggcgccggcgggtCGGTGGGGCGCGGCGGCGGGGTTCGGGAGGGCGATGGTGCTGGCGCACCAGCtcccgctcccgctcccgctcccgctcccgcGCCCGGCAGCCAGGGCCAGGGCCAGGCCGGCCCCGCGGCGCCGCAGGGGAGGAGGAGTCGTCAGGGCGGTGTTCGAGCGGTTCACGGAGCGGGCCGTCAAGGCGGTGGTGCTGTCGCAGCGGGAGGCCCGGGGGCTCGGGGAGCCCGCCGTGGCGCCGCGCCACCTCTTCCTCGGCCTCGTCGCCGAGGACCGCTCCTCGGGCGGGTTCCTCTCGTCCGGGATCAACATCGAGCGCGCAAGGGAGGAGTGCCGCGGCATCGCTGCCGCCAGGGACGACGCCGACTCGACGGCCGCGCCGTCGTCCAGGCCCGGATCGGGGGGGCTCGACACGGACGTGCCCTTCTCCGCCACCGCCAAGCAGGTCTTCGATGTCGCCGTCGtgctgtccaagaacatgggCGCCAGCTTCATCTCGCCTGAGCACCTCGCCATCGCGCTCTTCACCCTCGACGATCCAACCACCAACAACCTCCTAAGGAG TTTGGGAGCGGATCCCAGTCACCTAGCATCAGTTGCGGTCGACCGTCTCCAAGCGGAGCTTGCGAAAGATGGCAGAGAACCTGCCGAACCGTCGTCTTTCAAAGTCCCAAAGAAAGCCCCTGCTGGAGCCGGAAGATCTGCCTTCTCCCACTCCTTGACTAAAAAGAAAG ATAAGGGTGCACTGGATCAATTTTGTTTGGATTTGACCACACAAGCTAGTGGAGGTTTCATTGATCCTATTATTGGCCGTGAAGACGAGATTGAAAGAGTAGTTCAGATAATATGCCGACGGACGAAGAACAACCCTATTCTTCTGGGTGAGGCGGGTGTTGGCAAAACTGCAATTGCTGAGGGGCTGGCTCTTCGAATTGCAAATGGAGATGTCCCCATTTACCTTGTG GCAAAGCGTATATTGTCACTGGACGTTGGTCTACTTATTGCTGGTGCAAAGGAGAGGGGTGAACTGGAGTCTAGGGTCACTAATATAATCCGTGAAGTCCGGGAAGCAG GCgatgttattctttttatcgATGAGGTTCACAATCTTATTGGATCTGGAACTGTTGGAAAGGGTAAGGGTTCTGGTCTTGACATTGGCAACTTGCTGAAGCCCGCACTTGCTAGAGGTGAACTGCAG TGCATTGCGGCTACAACTCTAGATGAACACCGGATGCATTTTGAGAAGGATAAGGCTTTGGCCCGCCGCTTCCAGCCAGTATTAGTAGATGAGCCTAGTCAG GAAGATGCTGTGAAGATATTACTGGGTCTTCGTGAGAAATATGAAACTTACCATAAATGCAAATTCACATTGGAAGCCATCAATGCAGCAGTTTATTTGTCAGCAAGATACATTCCTGACAGACAACTTCCTGATAAGGCTATTGATCTGATTGATGAGGCTGGAAGTAGGGCTCGGATGGAATCATTTAATAAGAAGAAGGAAGGGCAGTCTTCAATTCTCTTGAAATCACCAGATGAGTACTGGCAAGAGATAAGAGCTGCTCAGGCCATGCATGAAGTG GTGTTATCTAACAAGGCAAAATATTCTCCAAATGAGAATGCTCAAGAAAGTGGTAGCGCTACCGTTGAAGCACCAAGTCGAGACAATATCGAGTCAACATCTGGTTCCTCACTCTCAGCTGATGA ACCAATTGTAGTTGGGACagaggaaattgcaagagttgcCTCATTATGGTCTGGAATACCAGTGCAGCAGTTGACTGCCGACGATAAAAAACTTCTAGTAGGACTAGACGACGAGCTCAGAAAACGTGTCATTGGTCAAGATGATGCTGTTGTGGCCATATCTCGTGCAGTGAAGAGATCACGTGTTGGCCTTAATGACCCTGACAGACCTATTGCCACGCTGCTTTTCTGTGGTCCAACAGGAGTTGGTAAAACAGAGCTCACCAAAGCTCTAGCAGCTAGTTATTTTGGATCG GAATCTGCTATGCTTAGGTTAGACATGAGCGAGTATATGGAGAGGCACACTGTGAGCAAGCTCATAGGTTCTCCTCCAGGGTACATTGGGTATGGTGAAACTGGTACTTTGACAGAAGCAGTCAGGAGAAAACCATTTACCGTGGTATTGATGGATGAGATAGAGAAAGCTCACCCTGATATTTTCAACATCCTTCTCCAAATCTTTGAGGATGGACATTTGACAGACTCACAG GGCCGTAAGGTTTCCTTCAAAAATACGTTGATTGTCATGACTTCGAATGTTGGTTCGACAACAATTTCAAAGGGACGACAGAGCATAGGTTTCTTGAAGGAAGATACCGAGTCAAGCTCGTATTTTGCAATGAAATCCTTAGTAATGGAAGAGCTCAAGGCATTTTTCCGTCCAGAGTTGCTCAATAGGATTGACGAGATGGTTGTGTTCCGTCCTCTGGAGAAGACTCAG ATGCTGGCCATTCTTGATATCATCCTAAAGGAAGTCAAGGGCCGACTTTTGGCCCTTGGGATAGGTTTGGAGGTGTCTGAGGCAATGAAGCACCTGATTTGCCAAGAAGGCTACGACAAGAGCTATGGTGCTCGGCCTCTGAGGAGAGCTGTTGCCCACATTATCGAGGATGTCATTAGTGAAGCTATTCTTTTTGGCGAGTTCAAGCCTGGTGACACGATACTGATGGACATTGATGCAGAGGGGAAGCCATGCATGAACCATCTGGACCGACAGATCGTCCAGGTCTCTGACCCAACACGGACGTTCTGA